Within the Pseudarthrobacter sp. W1I19 genome, the region GTGCAAGCGGACTGCTTCTGCTTCGCATGCCGGGATTGCCCGGGCACTAAATCCCTCACACACCCTTGGTGATGGGGACACAGTGTTTTGTTTGGCGACCGGTGAGGTGGCACTCGATCGCTCGGACGAAGCTGCCCGGCAGATCAGCCTCATAACGCTGCAAAGTGCGGCAGCCGACGTCGTCCGTTTGGCCATCCTCGATGGCGTGGCCAGCGCCCGGGCCGTGAGCACCCCGGCGGGGGATTATGGTGTGTACGGCACCCGGTAGGTTACTATGGCCGATTTAACTTTTACGGCGATACAGAGTAGTGTTGTTTGTTGGTTGTCTGGACTGCCACGCCCTTTTGGGGCCTGAAGCTGACAATCGATCCAACAAAAACGTTCGTGGTCATGCCCGGTGCAATCCGGCGGGACTGCGGCAACAACAGTTAGCGGAGGGTATGGCCAAGAAGGACGGGGTCATTGAGATCGAAGGCGTTGTGACTGAGGCGTTGCCTAACGCGATGTTTCGTGTTGAGCTCACCAACAAGCACATCGTACTGGCACACATCTCTGGAAAGATGCGTCAGCACTACATCAGGATTCTCCCTGAGGACCGCGTAGTGGTGGAGCTGAGCCCGTACGACCTCACCCGTGGTCGTATCGTCTACCGCTACAAGTAAATTGCTGGGCGGCCTCAGTGCGAACTGAATGCCGCTCCAGTTGACCAACTGTTACACGCAAAGGAATGCCATGAAGGTCAAGCCGAGCGTCAAGCAGATCTGCGAAAAGTGCAAAGTGATCCGCCGTAATGGCCGGGTCATGGTGATCTGCGAGAACCCGCGCCACAAGCAGCGCCAGGGCTAATTCCCTTCACCGGGAATTCCTGGGTTGCTAACCCACGCAAGTAAATAAAGGCAGCACAAGCTGATCTGGGACGTATGGAGCCCGGACAGCTAACCCCCGGTCGGAGGCTGGGGCCGCATGGAACATGCGGGTGTACTGCCTACGACCTCCGGTTTATCAAGGAGTACTGCCACTATGGCTCGTCTCGCTGGCGTAGACATTCCCCGCGAAAAGCGGCTGGAAATTGCGCTTACTTACATCTACGGCGTGGGCAAGACCCGTGCACACGAAACCCTGGCTGCCACTGGCATCAGCGCTGACGTTCGCGTCAAGGACCTGACTGATGCCCAGCTGGTTGAGCTGCGTGACTACATTGAAGGCAACTACAAGGTTGAGGGTGACCTTCGCCGCGAAGTAGCAGCAGATATCCGCCGCAAGGTTGAGATCGGCAGCTACGAAGGCCTGCGCCACCGCAAGGGCCTGCCCGTACGCGGACAGCGTACGAAGACCAACGCCCGTACCCGCAAGGGCCCGAAGCGCACCGTCGCCGGCAAGAAGAAGGCACGCTAAACCTCATTCGCCTCACGGCAATGAGGGAAGCGATCGCTTTCCCCCAATAACTTTCTGTAGGAGAAATAATGCCCCCGAAGACTCGTGGCGCGGTTCGCAAGCCGCGTAAGAAGGACAAGAAGAATATCGCGCTTGGCCAGGCGCACATCAAGAGCACGTTTAACAACACCATCGTTTCCATCACGGATCCGTCGGGCGCTGTTATCTCTTGGGCTTCCTCAGGTGAGGTTGGCTTCAAGGGCTCGCGTAAGTCCACCCCGTTCGCTGCCCAGATGGCTGCCGAGGCTGCTGCAAAGCGCGCCCAGGAGCACGGCATGCGCAAGGTTGACGTTTTCGTGAAGGGCCCCGGCTCGGGACGCGAAACCGCGATCCGTTCGCTGCAGGCTGCCGGCCTCGAGGTTGGCTCCATCCAGGACGTCACCCCCGCCGCCCACAACGGCTGCCGTCCGCCGAAGCGCCGCCGCGTCTAAGGCTTCCAGCGCCGCTTGAGCTTGCCCGGACCATCGATGGCCCGGGCAAGCCCAGCGCGTTAAGTCTTCAGACCGAATTTCCACCACCTGTGTTGCGTCATATAGCGGATGCTCGCCGAAAGGAAACCTAAGTGCTCATTGCACAGCGCCCCACCCTCTCCGAAGAGGTAGTCTCCGAAAACCGTTCGCGTTTCATTATTGAACCGTTGGAACCGGGCTTCGGCTACACCCTCGGAAACTCCCTCCGCCGTACCCTGCTCTCCTCCATCCCCGGCGCTGCTGTAACCAGCATCCGGATCGATGGCGTGCTGCACGAGTTCACCACGGTTCCGGGTGTCAAGGAAGATGTCACTGAGATCATCCTGAACATCAAGAGCCTGTCGGTTTCCTCCGAGCACGATGAGCCGGTTGTTGCTTACCTGCGCAAGCAGGGCCCCGGAGTCGTCACCGCCGCGGACATCGCTCCGCCGGCCGGCGTCGAATTCCACAACCCGGATCTGCACATCGCCACGCTGAACTCGAAGGGAAAGTTCGAACTCGAACTGACCATCGAGCGCGGCCGCGGCTACGTTTCGGCAGCTCAGAACAAGTCCGGCGACGCAGAGATCGGCCGTATCCCGGTCGACTCCATCTACTCGCCGGTGCTGAAGGTTACTTTCCGCGTGGAAGCAACCCGTGTTGAGCAGCGCACCGACTTCGACAAGCTGATTGTCGACGTCGAGACCAAGCAGGCCATCGCCCCGCGCGATGCTGTTGCTTCCGCAGGCACCACCCTGGTGGAGCTCTTCGGTCTGGCACGTGAGCTGAACACCGCAGCTGAAGGTATCGAGATCGGCCCGTCGCCCACCGACGCTGCCCTGGCAGCCGACATGGCACTGCCGATCGAGGATCTGGACCTCACCGTCCGTTCCTACAACTGCCTCAAGCGTGAGGGCATCCACACCGTGGGTGAACTCGTTGCCCGCTCCGAGGCTGACCTGATGGACATCCGCAACTTCGGTGCCAAGTCCATTGACGAGGTCAAGGCAAAGCTGGTTGAACTGGGCCTGTCCCTCAAGGACTCGCCTCCCGGTTTTGACCTCGCAGCACGCGCCGCAGCAATCGAAGAGGACGACGCCGCCTTCGGCGACGACGAACTCTAAACCAGACCTTGGCCGGCGGGCAGGCACCATGGTGTGCAGGGCCCACGGCTTCCATTTGAGGAGAAACAATTATGCCTACCCCCACTAAGGGTCCGCGCCTCGGAGGCGGCCCGGCTCACGAGCGCCTCATGCTCGCGAACCTGGCAGCATCCCTGTTCGAGCACAAGCGGATCACCACCACGGTGACCAAGGCCAAGCGCCTGAAGCCGTACGCAGAGCGCCTGGTGACCTTCGCCAAGCGTGGCGACCTCGCTTCCCGCCGCCGCGTGCTCGGCCTGATCAGCAACAAGGGCGTCGTCCACGAGCTGTTCACCGACATTGCCCAGGCAGTGGAGAACCGCGACGGCGGCTACACCCGCATCACCAAGATCGGCAACCGCAAGGGCGACAACGCTCCCATGGCTGTCATCGAACTGGTTCTCGAGCCCGTTTCCGCCAAGCAGGCTGTTGTAGCTGAGGCTACCGCGGCTGCCAAGCGCGATGCAGAGAAGGCTGCCCCGGCCGCCGAGGAAGCTCCCGAGGCTGAGGTCGTCGAGACTCCTGCTGCTGATGAAGCTCCGGAGGCTCCCGCCGCTGAAGAAGCTGCAACCGAAGAGGCTGCTACCGAAGAGGCTCCGGCCGCTGAGGAAGCTGAAGCTCCGGCAGCCGAAGAGAAGGACGCGAAGTAATTCGCTGATTTTCTTCGCATAGACTTGAGTCTATGAACGACCAAAAACCCGCGGCCCCCGTATTGGGGGGCGGCGGGTTTTTGCGTGTCCGGCTGGATTTGTCGTACGACGGCGGCCCCTTCAGCGGGTGGGCCCTGCAGCCGGGCCTGCGGACCGTCCAGGGCGCCCTCGAAGAGGCCCTGCAGCTGCTGGTCCGGCGCCCGGTCCGCGTGACGGTTGCCGGACGCACCGATGCCGGCGTGCATGCCCGGGGCCAGGTGGTCCACCTGGACCTCACCGAAGCCGAGTGGCAGGGACTGCCGCGCGGGCACGAACTGGATCCCGCCGTCGCCATGCTCCGAAGGATCCGCGGCGCCCTCAGCCGCATCCTCGGCGACCTGACCGGGGCAGTCGAGGTGCACCGCATCTCGCTGGCGCCGGAAGGTTTTGATGCCCGGTTTTCGGCGCTCTGGCGGCGGTACAGCTACCGCATCGCGGACGGGCCTGCGCTCTGGGATCCGCTGGGCCGGTACTCCACCCTGTGGCACAAAAACCCGCTGGACGTCTCCCTGCTGAACGAGGGCGCCTCGAAGCTGCTGGGGCTGCAGAACTTCCTGTCCTTCTGCAAGCCGCGCGAAGGTGCCACCACCATCCGGGAGCTGCAGCGTTTTGAATTCGCACGGGGGGAAGATAGTGTCATTGTGGCCACCGTCCAAGCGGACGCCTTCTGCCACAACATGGTGCGCGCCCTGATCGGCTCCGCCCTGTACGTGGGCGAGGGTGTGGAGGAACCGGGCTGGTTGCATGAGCGGTTGCTCGCGCAGAAACGCGACGCCAAGTCCGTGCTGGCGGCGCCCCACCCGCTGGTGCTTGAGGAAGTGGCTTACCCGTCCAACGACGAACTCCTGGCCCGCGCAGAACTCACCCGGGCGCTGCGGGAGTACTAGAACGCCGGTGGTTGAGCCTGTCGAAACCCGAGCTCAATCACCGGTGGTTCAGCTTGTCGAAACCTAGAACGCGGGCGGGGGGCCCTCTGCCGGCAGGGTCAGGGTGAACGTGCTGCCTTGTCCCTCCCCGCTGACGCAGGAGATCTGTCCGCCGTGTCGTTCCACAATTATCCTGGTGATCGACAGGCCGAGCCCGGCGCCGCCGATGGCCGCGTCCCGGGCGGAATCGGTCCGGAAGAATCGCTTGAAAACCCTCTCCCTGTCCTCGCTGCTGATGCCCATCCCGGTATCGCTGACGCTGAGCTGGACCCATTCGCTGGTGCTGCGGGCGCTGATACGGACGTTGCCGCCGCCTGGGGAGTACTTAATGGCATTTGATACCAGGTTGTCCAGGGCCTGGCCGATCCGGAGCGGGTCCGCGTACGCCCACAGGGGCGAGGGGACATCGGTTGAAAGGTGGATGTTCGCCAGCTCGGCCTGGGCCTGGGCTGAGCCGATGGTGGTTTCCACGAGGCTCGCCAGGTCCGTCCGTTTGGGGTGGACATTGAGTGCCGCCGACGCCGACGCCGACAGGTCAGCGACCAGTGCCAGCAGCCGCTCGGCGTTCCGCTGCACCACCAGGAGACGCTGGGCCACTTGCGGCGGCAAGGCCGCTACGTCGTCGAGCACCAGGTCCACGTTCCCGATGATGGAGTTCAGCGGCGTCTTGAATTCGTGGGTCACGTTGGAAACCAGTTCGTGGTTGGCTGCCAGCGCCTCCACCCAGCCGGTCACGTCAGTGTAGACAACGACGGCGCCGGTTAGCTGGCCGTCCTCACTCACCAGTGGGCGGGCTGCTGTGGACACTGCGCGCTGGTCAGCTCCCTCCCCGGCCCACACCAGATAGTCCGCGAAGGACTCACCGGCTATGGCCCGGCTGATGGGCCGCTTCTCCGCGGGTATTAGGGTCCGCCGGTCGGGTCCGAAAATCAGCTGGTGGCCCTGCCCGGGAACGGCATCGTCGGCGCGGGTGGCCTGGCGGAAGTTCCGCTGCCGGCTGTTGGAGACCAGAAAGTGGCCGGACCGGTCGACGGCGGCGATTCCGACGTCGGTGGCGTCCAGGACCGTCTCCAGCAGCTTTTCCCGCTCCCTGCTCTTGCGCAGCAGTTCGCGCAGTTCCCTGTCCTTTGCGGCCAGCTCACGCTGTTGCAGCCGGACATTCATGCTCGCGAACCTGATGGCCAGGGAGACGGTGAGCATCATCAGGGGAAAGAGGAAGGTGGTGGTGATGTCCGAAGCCGTCAGGTTGGGGAAGCGGCCTGCCCACGAAGGAACCATGATCAGCATGGGGCCGAGGAAACTCAGGACCAGGCTGCTGCGCGCAAGCATGCCGGAGGCGGACAGCCAGATGACGGGGAACACTGCCAGGACCGCGAGGCCGGGGAGGAGTGGGGCGGCACCATTCCGGAGCAGGGCGATCGCCAGGAAGTCCAGGACAGGGATCAGGAGGTACGGGGGGTGCGCCAGCCGCTCCCATGGGACCAGGAGGCAACACAGGAAGAGCGCGACGGAAAGCAGGATTCCCGCCATGTACAGGGGATGGTAAAGAAGAGTGGGCCAGGCAAACGGAGTGGCTATGGCAAGGGCCACCACGATCAGAGTCAAGGGCAGTTGGCACAGGGCCACTTGGGAGCGTGGCCCAAGCCGCTGGAAAATCCGTGCGGATCGGCGGGGAAAGAGGCGGTCAGCCATGAACTATGCCTGTGCCATGCCGGACAATAATGAGACTTCCCGGCGCAGGTGCATACAAATTCCTGCAAGGCACCTTGGCACACATCCTCTCTGACTCGTAATCCACATGTTCTGTCATAATAATTGACTTTTCAAATGCATAGTTGAAACAGGTGTCATCAGCCTCGGTTGCTTGTAGCGTATAAAGGGTTGGAGCGGGAATGGCATTGGCGCTGGGCCAATGGGGGGCCATGACCGCCTGGCGCAGGGATATCAATGGACGATCTTGGTGTGGCTGTAGTTATCGAAGACGATGCCGATGTGCGAAACCTCCTGGAAGGAGTGTTGAGCCAGGCCGGCTTCGAGGTGCATACAGCAGTTGACGGACGGGCCGGCGTGGAAGTGGTCCGTATGAAGCAGGCCAACGTGGTGACGCTGGACATCGGGCTGCCGGACATCGACGGCCTCGAGGTGTTGCGGCGCATCCGCAACTTCAGTAACGCCTACGTAGTGATGCTCACCGGCCGCACTGAGGAGCCGGACCTGTTGTCCGCCCTTAATGCCGGTGCCGATGACTACATTGCCAAGCCGTTCCGGCCACGGGAGCTGCGGGCCCGCGTGTCGGCGATGATGCGCAGGCCCCGGCATGAGATCACAGGACAAAAGCCTGCTTTGGCTGGGTGGGGAGCCGCCCCCGCAGCTCCAGCCCATCCCGACGACGCGGCAGTTCTGCACCACAACGGCCTGGAACTGAACCACCGCACGCGCACCGTGGAAATCAACGGGGAACCGCTTGGCCTCACCAGAAGCGAATTCGATTTGCTGCACGTGCTCCTGCGGGGTGGAGGGGCTGTATGTACGCGTGCGGACCTGGTGCGGGCTGTCCGCGGAGACTTCTATGACGAAGACACGTACATCAGCGAGGCTGACGAGCGGGCTGTTGAAGTTCACATTGGCAACCTGCGGCGCAAGCTGAAGGAGGACCCCGTCGCACCCCGCTGGCTCCAGACTGTCCGCGGTGTGGGTTACCGGCTGGCGCCCAGCAGGCAGGACGCGGCGCAGGGCTGACTTGGGGTCGCTCAGCCGTTCTTGAGGATGTACGTGGACTGGAGCTCGGACACTGTTTGTACCCCGTCCTGGGCAACCCGCGCCATCAGGACCTGTCCCCGGCCGAAGTCACCCTGCCGGATGAGCGTCTCCAGCAGCTCCGCAAGTTTCGCCAGCCGCACTCCTCCCACCATCGCTGAGCTGATTTTCAGGCTGATGGCGGCGTCCAGGGCGGATTCGCTGTCCTGGCTTTGGACAGCGGCGGCCAGCCGGGCGCAACGCTGGTCCCACATGGCCGCATAATCCCGGGCAAACCGCTGGGCGAGCCCGGAGCCGGCCAGTTCGTCTTCGAGCTCCTCAAGCACGGCGGCGTCAACGAGCGGCAAGAGCCCGGCCGCTTCCTGCGAGAGGACTGAACCGGTAAGTGCTGTGATCCCGGGCTGCGGAGGTTCCGCGGCTGTGCTCCTGTCGCTGGAGCCGGGATCTGGACTGTGCATTCTTCAAGGCTACTTCCTGGAATTCGATGGTTGTCCTATTTCGGGTGATCCTGTGTAAACCTTGAGGGATCCTTGGGGCTGGTTCTGGGGCCCCTATTGTCCGCTGAATGTCGCGATGGTGTTGATGACGGCCGGTCCGAGAATTGCGATGAACAGCACCGGGAAAATGAAGAACAACAGCGGGAACAGGATCATCACCGGAAGTTTCATGGCCTTTTCTTCAGCGCGCTGGCGGCGCTTTACGCGCATGACTTTCGCCTGGACCCGGAGGACACGGCTGATCGCGATGCCGTACGTGTCCGCCTGGACCACTGCCTGCACAAAGCTGCGAAGCTCCGGGATGTTGGTCCTCTCGGCCAGGGCGAGATAGGACTCGCGCCGGCTGCGGCCTACCTGCATGTCCTGCAGGGTCCGCACCAGTTCCTCGGCCAGGGGTCCCTTGCCGTTGTCGCCGGCGCGGGCCATGGCGCCCTCGAAGCCCAGGCCTGCCTCGACAGAGATCAGCATCTGGTCCAGGGTGTTGGCCAGTTCCAGCTGGATGACTTTCTGGCGTTCCAGTCCCTTGCTGTAGAGCAGGAGGTCCGGGATGAAGTAACCGAGGAACAGCAGGAACAGCCCCGCCAGTTTCATGATCGGAGTGGTGCCGACGGCGCTCAGGTAGAGGCCGAGGAAAGCGCCGGCGACGCCGAGGGCAATCTTTCCGGCAAGAACCTTTTCCAGCGGCATGGAAAGGGGCCGGCCGGCGAGTGACAGCAACCGGTCGAGCTTGCGGACGTATGCCGGGGGAGTCAGCTGGTAACCGATTCCGGCCACAATGCCAGCCTTCTTCTTCCCGACCATCTCGACTGCAGGGCGGCCCCGCGTAAGGATAGCCATGGTGGCGGTCCGGGCCTTCCGGTCAACCGAGAGGATAGACCAGGTCAGATAACCGATGGGGACCGAAACAAGCAACAGCGAGGAAATTATCAGCGGACTCATGATCGCCTCAGAACTTCAGATCGATTATTTTGCGCATCCACAGGCTGCCGATTGTCATGAGCACAACGGACCCGCCGATCATGCCCCATCCCAGCGGATGAGTGAACATCGAATCCATGTAGGCGGGATTGACCGTCATCAGCATCAGTACGATGCCGAAGGGCATGGCGATGAGGATATAGGCGGAGAACTTTCCCTCTGCCGCGAGGGACTTGATGTGCCCCTTGATCTCGCTGCGTTCGCGGATTGTTTCGTTGACCTGGTCCAGCACTTCTGCCAGGTTGCCGCCCACTTCCCGGTTGATCTGGATGGCCTGGGCAATCCAGATGAAGTCCTCGTTCCGCATGCGCTCAGACGTGTCAGTCAGGGAAGCCAGCAGATCGCGGCCCAGGCTTGTCTCCGTGATGACCCGTCGCATTTCTTCTGACGTTGGACTCTGCGACTCGGCCGCCGCGGCGTCAATGGCGCGGAGGATGCTGTGGCCGGCGCGGAGCCCGCCGGAGAGAAGTTGAAGCGTGTCGCCAAGCTGGCTGTCGAACTTGGACCGCCGCCTGCCTGCCAGGAAACCGAGCACAAGGTGGCCTACGAACGGCGCCAGGATAAACAGCAGGACGGAGACCGCAGGTACGCCGATCACCATTCCCACCAGTGCGCCCACGATGGCACCGGCGATGACCAGCACCAAGTATTCAGCCTGGCTGAACCTGACACCGGCATTTTCCAACGCGTCGCGGTTATAGAGCCGGACGTTTCGGGTTGCCAGGAACCGGTCCAAGGCACCCACCGTCGCGTCAGCGAGCCGGGTGAGGTTCGACGGCGGATCGGCCTGAAAGGGCCGGCGCCTGTCGAGAGCGATGGCGGGAGTGCGCGGCAGCACCAGCGCCACACCCACCATGATGGGGGCGAGGAACAGGAGGGTGGCTCCGATAACGATCAACATGTGGTCTTAGGCCTTTCCGCTGCCGGCTGGGTTCGCACCAGCCGGAGCAGCCCCTGACTGCGTGGCGAACACTGACGGTGACACATGGATGCCGAGATCTTCGAAACGGTCGATGAAGCGCGGCCGGATGCCGGTGGCCACGGGCTTGCCGAGGAAGCGCCCGTGCTGGTCGACGCCGGCGGAGTAGTCGAACACAAACGCGTCCTGCAGGGTCACGATGTCCCCTTCCATACCTTGGACCTCAGTTACATGGGTTATCCGGCGGGACCCGTCACGCAACCTGGAAATTTGGACAATCAGGTTCACCGCGGAGGCAATCTGCTCGCGGATGGCTCGGAGCGGCAGGTCCATGCCTGCCATGAGGACAAGGGTCTCCAAGCGTGCGACGGCGTCCCGGGGCGAGTTTGAGTGCACGGTGGAAAGCGAACCGTCGTGGCCGGTGTTCATGGCCTGGAGCATGTCCAGGGATTCGCCGCCACGGACTTCGCCTACCACGATGCGGTCGGGGCGCATACGCAGTGAGTTCCTCAGAAGCTCGCGGATGGTGACCTCACCCTTGCCCTCGGTGTTCGGGGGACGGCTCTCCAGCCGGACCACGTGGTCCTGCTGGATCTGAAGTTCCACAGCGTCCTCGATGGTGACGATTCGTTCGTCCGAAGGCAGGAAGGAGGACAGCACATTGAGAAGTGTGGTCTTGCCCGTGCCTGTACCGCCGGACACGATGATGTTGAGTTTGGCTTTGACACAGGCATTAAGCAGCTCCGCCATCTCCGGCGTCAGCGTTCCGAAATCGATGAGGTTCCGCACCGTCAGCGGAGTCTTGCTGAACTTTCGGATGGTCAGCGATGAGCCGCCCACCGCCAGTGGCGGAATGACGGCGTTGACGCGCGAACCATCCTCGAGGCGCGCATCCACCAGGGGCGAGGACTCGTCAATTCGCCGGCCCACCTTGGACACAATGCGTTCAATAACCTTGCGAAGATGCTGCTCAGAGCTGAACCGGGTGTCCGCGAGTGTGAGGTGACCCTTCCGTTCGACGTAAATCTGGTCCATGCGGTTGACCATGATTTCAGTGACGGCCGGATCATCGAGCAATCGCTGAAGTGGGCCGTAGCCCAAAACGTCATCGGCCACGTCCTGCACCAGCCGTGTGCGTTCCTCAGGGGAGAGCGGGACCTGTTCAGCGTCGATGATCCGCGTAAGCTCATCGCGGGCAGTTGACTTCAGCTCATGCTCAGTGATGGCGGAGTCGTTGAACCGGGCGCCCAGATGTTCAAACAGGGCCGTCGCAGCCCGTTGCTTAAGTGCTGCGAAAACATCGACGGGTTGCTGGAGTTTCGGCTTCGACTCTTCAAAGTGCGCGCTGGCGGGCGCAACGGCGGCGGCAGCCGGTGCCGTCGTCGTCCGCTCTTCCGAGGACTGTTCCGCCCACTGCACGCGTTGGGCCGGAACCTGGGGAGGCGGCACGTCGCGGGTCGGAGCCGAGGCCTTGGCAGAGGCGGGGCTGGGAAGCGGCTGTGTTTTCGCCTGGGCGGCGTTGATGCGCTCTGAGAGTTTCACTAGACCACGACCCTTCGGTGCAGTTTGCGCTGGGATTTTGCCCGCCACGAGGGGTTGAACCGCTCCACGAGGTGGCTAAGCCCCTTTACCGCCGGGTCCTTTACCGGCTCTTGGAGGACCGGGATTCCCCGGTTTGTGGACAGGGCAACGGCGCGCGAGCGCGGGATGCTGACATCAATGGGTGCCCCGATGGTTGATTCGAGGTCCTGGACGGTGAGCCCGTTCTTGGAGTCAGCCATGTT harbors:
- the infA gene encoding translation initiation factor IF-1 → MAKKDGVIEIEGVVTEALPNAMFRVELTNKHIVLAHISGKMRQHYIRILPEDRVVVELSPYDLTRGRIVYRYK
- the rpmJ gene encoding 50S ribosomal protein L36 encodes the protein MKVKPSVKQICEKCKVIRRNGRVMVICENPRHKQRQG
- the rpsM gene encoding 30S ribosomal protein S13 — encoded protein: MARLAGVDIPREKRLEIALTYIYGVGKTRAHETLAATGISADVRVKDLTDAQLVELRDYIEGNYKVEGDLRREVAADIRRKVEIGSYEGLRHRKGLPVRGQRTKTNARTRKGPKRTVAGKKKAR
- the rpsK gene encoding 30S ribosomal protein S11 produces the protein MPPKTRGAVRKPRKKDKKNIALGQAHIKSTFNNTIVSITDPSGAVISWASSGEVGFKGSRKSTPFAAQMAAEAAAKRAQEHGMRKVDVFVKGPGSGRETAIRSLQAAGLEVGSIQDVTPAAHNGCRPPKRRRV
- a CDS encoding DNA-directed RNA polymerase subunit alpha, with the protein product MLIAQRPTLSEEVVSENRSRFIIEPLEPGFGYTLGNSLRRTLLSSIPGAAVTSIRIDGVLHEFTTVPGVKEDVTEIILNIKSLSVSSEHDEPVVAYLRKQGPGVVTAADIAPPAGVEFHNPDLHIATLNSKGKFELELTIERGRGYVSAAQNKSGDAEIGRIPVDSIYSPVLKVTFRVEATRVEQRTDFDKLIVDVETKQAIAPRDAVASAGTTLVELFGLARELNTAAEGIEIGPSPTDAALAADMALPIEDLDLTVRSYNCLKREGIHTVGELVARSEADLMDIRNFGAKSIDEVKAKLVELGLSLKDSPPGFDLAARAAAIEEDDAAFGDDEL
- the rplQ gene encoding 50S ribosomal protein L17, which translates into the protein MPTPTKGPRLGGGPAHERLMLANLAASLFEHKRITTTVTKAKRLKPYAERLVTFAKRGDLASRRRVLGLISNKGVVHELFTDIAQAVENRDGGYTRITKIGNRKGDNAPMAVIELVLEPVSAKQAVVAEATAAAKRDAEKAAPAAEEAPEAEVVETPAADEAPEAPAAEEAATEEAATEEAPAAEEAEAPAAEEKDAK
- a CDS encoding tRNA pseudouridine(38-40) synthase TruA → MNDQKPAAPVLGGGGFLRVRLDLSYDGGPFSGWALQPGLRTVQGALEEALQLLVRRPVRVTVAGRTDAGVHARGQVVHLDLTEAEWQGLPRGHELDPAVAMLRRIRGALSRILGDLTGAVEVHRISLAPEGFDARFSALWRRYSYRIADGPALWDPLGRYSTLWHKNPLDVSLLNEGASKLLGLQNFLSFCKPREGATTIRELQRFEFARGEDSVIVATVQADAFCHNMVRALIGSALYVGEGVEEPGWLHERLLAQKRDAKSVLAAPHPLVLEEVAYPSNDELLARAELTRALREY
- a CDS encoding ATP-binding protein; the encoded protein is MADRLFPRRSARIFQRLGPRSQVALCQLPLTLIVVALAIATPFAWPTLLYHPLYMAGILLSVALFLCCLLVPWERLAHPPYLLIPVLDFLAIALLRNGAAPLLPGLAVLAVFPVIWLSASGMLARSSLVLSFLGPMLIMVPSWAGRFPNLTASDITTTFLFPLMMLTVSLAIRFASMNVRLQQRELAAKDRELRELLRKSREREKLLETVLDATDVGIAAVDRSGHFLVSNSRQRNFRQATRADDAVPGQGHQLIFGPDRRTLIPAEKRPISRAIAGESFADYLVWAGEGADQRAVSTAARPLVSEDGQLTGAVVVYTDVTGWVEALAANHELVSNVTHEFKTPLNSIIGNVDLVLDDVAALPPQVAQRLLVVQRNAERLLALVADLSASASAALNVHPKRTDLASLVETTIGSAQAQAELANIHLSTDVPSPLWAYADPLRIGQALDNLVSNAIKYSPGGGNVRISARSTSEWVQLSVSDTGMGISSEDRERVFKRFFRTDSARDAAIGGAGLGLSITRIIVERHGGQISCVSGEGQGSTFTLTLPAEGPPPAF
- a CDS encoding response regulator transcription factor — encoded protein: MDDLGVAVVIEDDADVRNLLEGVLSQAGFEVHTAVDGRAGVEVVRMKQANVVTLDIGLPDIDGLEVLRRIRNFSNAYVVMLTGRTEEPDLLSALNAGADDYIAKPFRPRELRARVSAMMRRPRHEITGQKPALAGWGAAPAAPAHPDDAAVLHHNGLELNHRTRTVEINGEPLGLTRSEFDLLHVLLRGGGAVCTRADLVRAVRGDFYDEDTYISEADERAVEVHIGNLRRKLKEDPVAPRWLQTVRGVGYRLAPSRQDAAQG
- a CDS encoding Hpt domain-containing protein, whose product is MHSPDPGSSDRSTAAEPPQPGITALTGSVLSQEAAGLLPLVDAAVLEELEDELAGSGLAQRFARDYAAMWDQRCARLAAAVQSQDSESALDAAISLKISSAMVGGVRLAKLAELLETLIRQGDFGRGQVLMARVAQDGVQTVSELQSTYILKNG
- a CDS encoding type II secretion system F family protein codes for the protein MSPLIISSLLLVSVPIGYLTWSILSVDRKARTATMAILTRGRPAVEMVGKKKAGIVAGIGYQLTPPAYVRKLDRLLSLAGRPLSMPLEKVLAGKIALGVAGAFLGLYLSAVGTTPIMKLAGLFLLFLGYFIPDLLLYSKGLERQKVIQLELANTLDQMLISVEAGLGFEGAMARAGDNGKGPLAEELVRTLQDMQVGRSRRESYLALAERTNIPELRSFVQAVVQADTYGIAISRVLRVQAKVMRVKRRQRAEEKAMKLPVMILFPLLFFIFPVLFIAILGPAVINTIATFSGQ
- a CDS encoding type II secretion system F family protein — its product is MLIVIGATLLFLAPIMVGVALVLPRTPAIALDRRRPFQADPPSNLTRLADATVGALDRFLATRNVRLYNRDALENAGVRFSQAEYLVLVIAGAIVGALVGMVIGVPAVSVLLFILAPFVGHLVLGFLAGRRRSKFDSQLGDTLQLLSGGLRAGHSILRAIDAAAAESQSPTSEEMRRVITETSLGRDLLASLTDTSERMRNEDFIWIAQAIQINREVGGNLAEVLDQVNETIRERSEIKGHIKSLAAEGKFSAYILIAMPFGIVLMLMTVNPAYMDSMFTHPLGWGMIGGSVVLMTIGSLWMRKIIDLKF
- a CDS encoding CpaF family protein, translated to MKLSERINAAQAKTQPLPSPASAKASAPTRDVPPPQVPAQRVQWAEQSSEERTTTAPAAAAVAPASAHFEESKPKLQQPVDVFAALKQRAATALFEHLGARFNDSAITEHELKSTARDELTRIIDAEQVPLSPEERTRLVQDVADDVLGYGPLQRLLDDPAVTEIMVNRMDQIYVERKGHLTLADTRFSSEQHLRKVIERIVSKVGRRIDESSPLVDARLEDGSRVNAVIPPLAVGGSSLTIRKFSKTPLTVRNLIDFGTLTPEMAELLNACVKAKLNIIVSGGTGTGKTTLLNVLSSFLPSDERIVTIEDAVELQIQQDHVVRLESRPPNTEGKGEVTIRELLRNSLRMRPDRIVVGEVRGGESLDMLQAMNTGHDGSLSTVHSNSPRDAVARLETLVLMAGMDLPLRAIREQIASAVNLIVQISRLRDGSRRITHVTEVQGMEGDIVTLQDAFVFDYSAGVDQHGRFLGKPVATGIRPRFIDRFEDLGIHVSPSVFATQSGAAPAGANPAGSGKA